From a single Hymenobacter sp. YIM 151500-1 genomic region:
- a CDS encoding helix-turn-helix domain-containing protein → MKPDSAIPLYSFQQAQPAAPPTAPLIEVLSVAEMLQGEGIATFPHRHRFYELVWFRAGAGRHTVDFRDYPVAPGTLFCLAPGQVHHFGGEVEPEGVLVMFTDDFLANAPDGISSLTCLRLFDTVQSDYQPLRVPPSEAAALDALLGQLAAEFARPPDFATAEVLRSYLRLFLAGAERLRRQQPGLVLNSMDPAHATFLRFRQLLDAEFSRLHGVADYAARLSLTPRRLTAATQAVVGQSAGVLIDERRALEAKRLLTHSALSAKEVAFALGFEDPSYFHKFFKKVTGYTAQAFRRELGEKYL, encoded by the coding sequence ATGAAACCGGACTCCGCCATTCCGCTGTATTCATTTCAGCAGGCTCAGCCCGCGGCCCCGCCCACGGCGCCGCTTATCGAAGTGCTGTCAGTAGCGGAGATGTTGCAGGGCGAGGGCATAGCCACTTTTCCGCACCGGCACCGCTTCTACGAGCTGGTATGGTTTCGGGCGGGCGCCGGGCGTCACACGGTCGATTTCCGGGACTACCCGGTGGCGCCGGGCACCCTGTTTTGCCTGGCGCCGGGCCAGGTTCACCACTTCGGGGGAGAGGTAGAGCCGGAAGGAGTGCTGGTTATGTTCACGGATGACTTTCTGGCCAATGCCCCTGACGGCATCAGCTCGCTGACTTGCCTGCGGTTGTTTGATACCGTGCAGTCCGACTACCAGCCGCTGCGCGTGCCGCCATCCGAAGCCGCCGCCCTCGATGCCCTGCTGGGGCAGCTGGCCGCCGAGTTTGCCCGGCCCCCCGACTTTGCCACGGCCGAAGTGCTCCGCAGCTACCTGCGGTTGTTTTTGGCCGGCGCCGAGCGGCTGCGGCGCCAGCAGCCTGGCCTGGTACTGAACTCCATGGACCCCGCCCACGCTACCTTTTTGCGCTTTCGCCAGCTGCTCGACGCCGAGTTCAGCCGCCTGCACGGCGTGGCCGACTACGCCGCGCGCCTTTCCCTCACGCCCCGCCGGCTTACCGCCGCCACGCAGGCCGTGGTGGGCCAGTCGGCCGGCGTCCTCATCGACGAGCGGCGGGCGCTGGAAGCCAAGCGCCTGCTGACGCACAGTGCGTTGTCGGCCAAGGAAGTAGCGTTTGCCCTGGGCTTTGAGGACCCCTCTTACTTCCACAAGTTTTTCAAGAAAGTAACGGGCTATACAGCCCAGGCCTTCCGGCGGGAATTGGGCGAAAAGTACCTTTAA
- a CDS encoding family 43 glycosylhydrolase, which produces MSFEVVEAGSRSLMTADAAAPTDCSSTASTATNSAFHLAPEVAAAPLTSYANIVLPGDFPDPTIAKIGDTYWASATSAEWGAVFPLFKSDNLVDWELVSHVFPTDASLPGWAGANFWAPEIFHEEGGKTYVYYTARKKDGPLCVGVASADRPEGPYTDHGPLVGQRYGSIDGFPMRDEHGVLYLVWKEDGNAYKKPTPIWAQRLDEQKMKLVGKKVELFRNTEKWEGCLVEGSAIVRHGGYFYMFYAGNGCCGKCCTYATGVARAQSLLGPWEKCPQNPILKKNATWKCPGHGTVAEYQGRWFLLHHAYYTDSHEFVGRQGILSEFTWNEEGWPEFEGNSPQAAPLRDVSVLNVDDQFGGPGLAGTWQWPVGQQPEAGVSDGQLLLTASPTGVLGALVAQRTFTATYKATAALHYPSLAPDTFGGLAVVGDPANALALVAGNGSLQVWHVRAGQYQCLARINLSACRTLNLRLEAWGGQRFRFTYNADGGAWQPVILNSFALDGTYLPPWDRGIRVGLLAKGAASTVAFNNFAIRNQR; this is translated from the coding sequence GTGTCTTTTGAAGTAGTAGAAGCAGGGTCCCGCTCCCTGATGACCGCCGACGCAGCCGCCCCCACCGACTGCTCCTCTACCGCCTCCACGGCCACCAACTCAGCTTTTCACCTGGCGCCGGAAGTAGCTGCCGCACCACTGACGAGCTACGCCAACATCGTGCTGCCGGGCGACTTCCCCGACCCCACCATTGCCAAAATCGGGGATACGTACTGGGCCAGCGCCACCTCGGCCGAATGGGGCGCGGTGTTTCCCTTGTTTAAGTCCGACAACCTGGTGGATTGGGAGCTGGTCAGCCACGTCTTTCCCACCGATGCTTCCTTGCCGGGCTGGGCGGGGGCCAACTTCTGGGCGCCGGAAATCTTCCACGAAGAAGGCGGCAAAACCTACGTGTACTACACGGCTCGCAAAAAAGACGGCCCCCTGTGCGTGGGCGTAGCCTCGGCCGACCGGCCCGAAGGCCCCTACACCGACCACGGCCCGCTGGTGGGCCAGCGCTACGGCTCCATCGACGGCTTCCCGATGCGCGACGAGCACGGGGTGCTGTACCTGGTGTGGAAGGAAGACGGCAACGCCTACAAGAAGCCCACGCCCATCTGGGCCCAGCGCCTGGATGAGCAGAAGATGAAGCTGGTGGGCAAGAAAGTAGAGCTGTTTCGCAACACGGAGAAGTGGGAGGGCTGCCTGGTGGAAGGGTCGGCCATCGTGCGCCATGGCGGCTACTTTTATATGTTTTACGCCGGCAATGGCTGCTGCGGCAAGTGCTGCACCTACGCCACCGGCGTGGCCCGCGCCCAGAGCCTGCTCGGCCCCTGGGAGAAGTGCCCCCAAAACCCCATTCTCAAGAAAAACGCCACCTGGAAATGCCCCGGCCACGGCACCGTGGCCGAGTACCAGGGCCGCTGGTTTCTGCTCCACCACGCCTACTACACCGACAGCCACGAGTTTGTAGGCCGCCAGGGCATCCTGAGCGAGTTTACCTGGAACGAGGAAGGCTGGCCCGAGTTTGAAGGCAACAGCCCCCAGGCCGCGCCCCTGCGCGACGTGAGCGTACTGAATGTGGACGACCAGTTCGGCGGGCCCGGCCTGGCCGGCACCTGGCAGTGGCCGGTGGGCCAGCAGCCCGAGGCCGGCGTGAGCGACGGACAGCTGCTGCTCACGGCCAGCCCCACCGGCGTGCTGGGCGCCCTGGTAGCCCAGCGCACGTTCACGGCCACCTACAAGGCCACCGCCGCCCTGCACTACCCCTCCCTGGCCCCGGACACCTTTGGCGGCTTGGCCGTAGTGGGCGACCCAGCCAACGCCCTGGCCCTGGTGGCCGGCAATGGCTCCTTGCAAGTATGGCACGTGCGAGCCGGCCAGTACCAGTGTTTGGCCCGAATAAACTTGTCTGCTTGCCGCACCCTCAACCTGCGCCTGGAAGCCTGGGGAGGCCAGCGTTTCCGCTTCACCTACAATGCCGACGGTGGCGCCTGGCAACCGGTCATCCTCAACAGCTTCGCCCTCGATGGCACCTACTTGCCACCCTGGGACCGGGGCATCCGGGTGGGGCTGCTGGCCAAAGGCGCTGCCAGCACGGTGGCTTTCAACAACTTCGCCATTCGCAACCAGCGCTAA